Proteins found in one Serinicoccus marinus DSM 15273 genomic segment:
- a CDS encoding DNA polymerase III subunit delta', translated as MSVFDQLVGQQRVVDTLRHASSDPAAMTHAWLFTGPPGSGRSVAARTFAAALQCERATAAPEAVGCGECQPCRLVMGGSHPDVRIVDTDQTFIKVDEARELVLEAQARPSLGRWRVVIVEDADRLNDFSANTLLKSLEEPTARTVWMLCAPSLEDVLVTIRSRCRHVRLGTPPTAAVADLLIERDGIDPSMAHYAARAGQSHIGIAKRLAIDEHARARRREITSIPVTLTSLGDALRSAQDLVDEAGEGAKATSADHAEEQRQELLTQLGADPSARTQPPSVRAHLRRLDDRLKAEAKRQQHDSIDAALTDLASVYRDALLVSTGASVDLVNASEPEQIATLARSFTAEQLLGALETIGEARQRLIANGAPLLVLEAMMIGLLLPRG; from the coding sequence TCCGGGCGGTCGGTGGCGGCGCGGACCTTCGCCGCCGCGCTGCAGTGCGAGCGGGCGACGGCCGCACCGGAGGCGGTCGGCTGCGGGGAGTGCCAGCCGTGCCGGCTGGTCATGGGTGGCAGCCATCCAGACGTCCGGATCGTCGACACCGACCAGACGTTCATCAAGGTCGACGAGGCCCGCGAGCTGGTGCTGGAGGCGCAGGCCCGGCCGAGCCTGGGGCGCTGGCGGGTCGTCATCGTCGAGGACGCCGACCGGCTCAACGACTTCTCCGCCAACACGCTGCTCAAGTCGCTGGAGGAACCCACCGCGCGGACGGTGTGGATGCTCTGCGCCCCCTCCCTCGAGGACGTCCTCGTCACGATCCGGTCACGCTGCCGGCACGTGCGGCTGGGGACACCGCCGACCGCCGCCGTCGCCGACCTGCTCATCGAGCGCGACGGCATCGACCCCTCGATGGCGCACTACGCCGCCAGGGCCGGTCAGAGCCACATCGGCATCGCGAAGCGTCTCGCGATCGACGAGCACGCACGGGCGCGTCGCCGCGAGATCACCTCGATCCCGGTGACGCTCACCTCCCTCGGCGACGCGCTGCGGTCGGCGCAGGACCTGGTCGACGAGGCCGGGGAGGGCGCCAAGGCCACGTCGGCCGACCATGCCGAGGAGCAGCGGCAAGAGTTGCTGACCCAGCTCGGCGCCGACCCGTCGGCACGGACCCAGCCGCCGTCGGTCCGGGCCCACCTGAGGCGGCTGGACGACCGGCTCAAGGCCGAGGCCAAGCGGCAGCAGCACGACAGCATCGATGCTGCCCTGACCGACCTCGCCTCGGTCTACCGGGACGCGCTGCTCGTCTCCACCGGGGCGTCGGTCGACCTGGTCAACGCCAGCGAGCCGGAGCAGATCGCGACGCTCGCACGTTCTTTCACCGCCGAGCAGCTGCTGGGTGCCCTGGAGACCATCGGCGAGGCGCGGCAGCGGCTCATCGCCAACGGCGCGCCGTTGCTGGTCCTGGAGGCGATGATGATTGGCTTGCTCCTGCCCCGGGGGTGA
- a CDS encoding alpha/beta hydrolase, with protein MGSQVRTSRTARWVAGISALSLLVACTPGEPGTQEPEQDSAGASSDEGSSASTTTSTPLADGAPEGLEEFYSQQLEWSSCEGDFECASLTVPMDYQEPDGATIDLALLRSTASGDARGSLVVNPGGPGGSGVDYAMLSGMTISGEVREAYDVVGFDPRGVARSAPITCFEDEQMDEFLSSDPSPDDAAEEEASEQLMEDFAQACGERAPDLVGHVSTVEAARDMDVLRAALGDEQITYFGASYGTFLGTTYAALFPDRAGRMVLDGAIEPDLTGLEMGLGQAEGFERATRAYVEDCVAGGECPLGSDVESAMARIPAFLDELDAAPLPVQGDAAEELTEGWGMYGIIVAMYDENAWGVLSQAFEQAFAGDGTMLMYLANLYASRSSDGSYDGIGMQSIYAVNCLDRPAEAEEEDLDSAAVEQEFEEVSPTWGRYLAGDGACGSWPAEAAETIEDYSAQGADPILVIGTTRDPATPYEWAEGLAQTLDSGVLLTYDGDGHTAYGRSNDCIDDAVDAYLLEGTVPAEGTTC; from the coding sequence ATGGGATCGCAGGTGCGGACGTCGAGGACGGCCAGGTGGGTCGCCGGGATCAGCGCGCTGTCGCTGCTGGTGGCCTGCACGCCCGGTGAGCCCGGGACCCAGGAGCCGGAGCAGGACAGCGCGGGCGCGAGCTCGGACGAGGGGTCGTCGGCCTCCACCACCACGTCGACCCCGCTGGCCGACGGCGCACCGGAGGGGCTCGAGGAGTTCTACTCCCAGCAGCTGGAGTGGAGCAGCTGCGAGGGCGACTTCGAGTGCGCCTCGCTGACCGTCCCCATGGACTACCAGGAGCCGGACGGCGCGACCATCGACCTGGCGCTGCTGCGCTCGACGGCCTCCGGGGACGCGAGAGGATCGCTCGTGGTCAACCCCGGCGGTCCCGGTGGCTCCGGTGTCGACTACGCCATGCTCTCCGGCATGACGATCAGCGGGGAGGTGCGGGAGGCCTACGACGTCGTCGGGTTCGACCCGCGCGGGGTCGCGCGATCGGCGCCGATCACCTGCTTCGAGGACGAGCAGATGGACGAGTTCCTCTCCTCCGACCCCTCTCCTGACGACGCGGCCGAGGAGGAGGCCTCCGAGCAGCTGATGGAGGACTTCGCCCAGGCCTGCGGGGAGCGCGCCCCGGACCTCGTCGGCCACGTCTCGACGGTCGAGGCCGCGCGCGACATGGACGTGCTCCGGGCCGCTCTCGGCGACGAGCAGATCACCTACTTCGGCGCGTCCTACGGCACCTTCCTCGGCACCACGTATGCCGCGCTCTTCCCCGACCGTGCCGGGCGGATGGTGCTGGACGGGGCGATCGAACCCGACCTCACTGGGCTGGAGATGGGGCTGGGGCAGGCCGAGGGCTTCGAGCGAGCGACCCGCGCCTACGTCGAGGACTGCGTCGCCGGGGGTGAGTGCCCGCTGGGGTCCGACGTGGAGTCCGCGATGGCCCGCATACCAGCCTTCCTCGACGAGCTCGACGCTGCGCCGCTCCCGGTCCAGGGTGACGCCGCGGAGGAGCTCACCGAGGGCTGGGGGATGTACGGCATCATCGTCGCGATGTACGACGAGAACGCGTGGGGCGTCCTCTCGCAGGCCTTCGAGCAGGCCTTCGCGGGGGACGGGACCATGCTCATGTACCTCGCGAACCTCTACGCCAGCCGGAGCAGCGACGGCAGCTACGACGGCATCGGGATGCAGTCGATCTATGCCGTGAACTGCCTAGACCGTCCCGCTGAGGCCGAGGAGGAGGACCTCGACTCGGCGGCGGTGGAGCAGGAGTTCGAGGAGGTGTCACCCACGTGGGGTCGCTATCTCGCCGGGGACGGCGCCTGCGGCAGCTGGCCGGCGGAGGCCGCCGAGACGATCGAGGACTACTCGGCGCAGGGCGCGGACCCGATCCTGGTCATCGGCACCACCCGTGACCCCGCGACGCCGTACGAGTGGGCCGAGGGACTGGCGCAGACGCTCGACTCCGGAGTGCTGCTGACCTACGACGGTGACGGGCACACTGCCTACGGGCGCTCCAACGACTGCATCGACGATGCGGTCGACGCCTACCTGCTGGAGGGCACGGTGCCCGCCGAGGGCACGACCTGCTGA
- a CDS encoding DUF3352 domain-containing protein, translating into MRFFQGLDSDLEQRFSDGEWREWVWEQIEAEGDVPEGVSFEEDIEPWLGDRAGVAMLPSGADEEPAVAVALQVKDGEAAMAFLDEQMADQSDEVGYYLEGDYVVFSEAATLDAVRSAAEAGTLSDNENFTSDMDDLGEAGVVAMWADMAQLDDIDPSAFDPSLEMTEEQLGMGGEQPEITGRVAATVRLTPDAIEMHGVSRDVAGMEVPAGGGDPLVTQLPADTAVALSMENGRETVQAMWDYYSQDYAEELQEAADAAEAEGFALPDDLKVALGDSMTLAVGPDIVGAVTGMSQTDPGVPELPVAYRVTTDTERAQELLDENGLGAGMLVSRDDDGTLTLGTDRAYVDAVAEGEGDTLGDSDLFTRAVADASEAQSTFFLDVSPFEQFYLPQVTDEKARTALEKLAGVGASSVVEEGGDGHFTMRIVADEQE; encoded by the coding sequence GTGCGCTTCTTCCAGGGTCTGGACAGCGACCTCGAGCAGCGCTTCTCCGACGGTGAGTGGCGCGAGTGGGTGTGGGAGCAGATCGAGGCGGAGGGCGACGTGCCCGAGGGCGTCTCCTTCGAGGAGGACATCGAGCCCTGGCTCGGCGACCGTGCCGGTGTCGCGATGCTGCCCTCCGGCGCGGACGAGGAGCCGGCCGTCGCGGTCGCGCTCCAGGTCAAGGACGGCGAGGCCGCCATGGCCTTCCTCGACGAGCAGATGGCTGACCAGTCCGACGAGGTGGGCTACTACCTCGAAGGCGACTACGTCGTCTTCAGCGAGGCCGCCACGCTCGACGCCGTGCGCTCGGCCGCCGAGGCGGGCACGCTGTCGGACAACGAGAACTTCACCTCCGACATGGACGACCTGGGCGAGGCGGGCGTCGTGGCGATGTGGGCCGACATGGCCCAGCTCGACGACATCGACCCCAGCGCTTTCGACCCGAGCCTGGAGATGACCGAGGAGCAGCTCGGGATGGGCGGCGAGCAGCCCGAGATCACCGGCCGGGTGGCCGCGACCGTGCGCCTCACGCCGGACGCCATCGAGATGCACGGTGTCAGCCGCGACGTCGCCGGCATGGAGGTGCCGGCGGGCGGTGGCGACCCCCTCGTCACCCAGCTCCCCGCGGACACCGCGGTGGCGCTCTCCATGGAGAACGGTCGCGAGACGGTCCAGGCCATGTGGGACTACTACTCGCAGGACTACGCGGAGGAGCTCCAGGAGGCGGCGGACGCCGCCGAGGCCGAGGGGTTCGCGCTGCCGGACGACCTCAAGGTCGCGCTCGGCGACTCCATGACGCTGGCCGTCGGTCCGGACATCGTGGGTGCCGTCACCGGCATGTCGCAGACCGACCCGGGCGTCCCGGAGCTGCCGGTCGCCTACCGGGTGACGACGGACACCGAGCGGGCGCAGGAGCTGCTCGACGAGAACGGTCTCGGCGCGGGCATGCTCGTGAGCCGCGACGACGACGGGACGCTGACGCTGGGCACCGACCGGGCGTACGTCGACGCCGTGGCCGAGGGCGAGGGCGACACCCTGGGCGACAGCGACCTGTTCACCCGGGCGGTGGCCGACGCCTCCGAGGCGCAGTCGACGTTCTTCCTGGACGTGTCGCCGTTCGAGCAGTTCTACCTTCCGCAGGTCACCGACGAGAAGGCGCGTACCGCCCTGGAGAAGCTGGCGGGGGTCGGCGCGTCCAGCGTCGTCGAGGAGGGTGGCGACGGCCACTTCACCATGCGGATCGTGGCCGACGAGCAGGAGTGA
- a CDS encoding inorganic diphosphatase, translating into MQFDVTIEIPQGSRNKYEVDHETGRIRLDRMLFTATRYPADYGYIEETLGEDGDPLDALVLLDEPTWPGCLVLARPIGMFHMRDEAGGDDKIICVPAEDPRKLGIQTLDDIGTHTRLEIQHFFEVYKDLEPGKSVEGAHWAGREEAQTCVEEARRRAQEHGVSTARWPMPKH; encoded by the coding sequence ATGCAGTTCGACGTGACGATCGAGATCCCGCAGGGCAGCCGCAACAAGTACGAGGTCGACCACGAGACCGGCCGCATCCGGCTGGACCGCATGCTCTTCACGGCGACGCGTTACCCGGCGGACTACGGCTACATCGAGGAGACCCTCGGCGAGGACGGCGACCCCCTGGACGCCCTGGTGCTGCTGGACGAGCCGACCTGGCCGGGCTGCCTGGTGCTCGCCCGACCCATCGGCATGTTCCACATGCGCGACGAGGCCGGCGGTGACGACAAGATCATCTGCGTGCCGGCCGAGGACCCGCGCAAGCTGGGCATCCAGACCCTGGACGACATCGGCACCCACACCCGGCTGGAGATCCAGCACTTCTTCGAGGTCTACAAGGACCTCGAGCCCGGCAAGTCGGTCGAGGGGGCCCACTGGGCCGGCCGCGAGGAGGCCCAGACCTGCGTGGAGGAGGCCCGTAGGCGCGCGCAGGAGCACGGCGTCTCCACCGCACGCTGGCCGATGCCGAAGCACTGA
- a CDS encoding D-alanyl-D-alanine carboxypeptidase/D-alanyl-D-alanine-endopeptidase, with protein sequence MHPRPAPRRAPRYALAATAVVALLAGAATPSVAGTSETADEATSTTGAPTADDASSTSDAPAGPAEVRPQVAAAASPVAAVSAAPVPDRATVSLRIGDELGSTWLGGTNRRAVAIRDALTGESLADRNADRLVTPASTTKLLSAAAIVTGLDGEHTFTTRVVAGAEPDEVVVVAGGDMLLADGAGNPEAVAGHAGIGDLAAQTAAALQEDGGPEGTVRVRLDLSYVAGPHAMPTWSEHWIREGWSGRIVQLGRSGDRALPFNPSPASPEQEVARVFREALAKEGIEVVGAGDEDAQAQEVEAVEDATELASVESAAARDVLALALATSDNAMVEQLARQAAVADGGSAEQEAVTAWIRQAVSEDYGLELDGVRIADASGLSDGTQIPVGVVADVLVAGADGSHPALQDVLAAGGLPIAGYTGTLATRFHLDRHDPAVGTARAKTGTLPGVSSLAGTVVSRDGRLLVYALTADDLDEGTAAIEAASVLDEVVAELARCGCQAE encoded by the coding sequence ATGCACCCGCGCCCCGCTCCCCGGCGAGCCCCACGGTACGCCCTCGCGGCGACCGCGGTGGTCGCGCTGCTCGCGGGAGCGGCGACGCCCTCGGTCGCAGGGACCTCCGAGACGGCGGACGAGGCCACCAGCACGACGGGTGCCCCCACCGCGGACGACGCGAGCAGCACCTCCGACGCGCCCGCCGGCCCGGCGGAGGTCCGTCCGCAGGTCGCGGCTGCGGCCAGCCCCGTCGCCGCGGTGTCCGCGGCGCCGGTGCCGGACCGGGCGACGGTGTCGCTGCGGATCGGCGACGAGCTGGGCAGCACCTGGCTCGGGGGCACCAACCGGCGCGCCGTCGCGATCCGGGACGCGCTCACCGGTGAGTCGCTGGCGGACCGCAACGCGGACCGGTTGGTGACTCCCGCCTCCACCACCAAGCTGCTGTCCGCCGCTGCGATCGTCACCGGCCTGGACGGCGAGCACACCTTCACGACGCGGGTCGTCGCCGGGGCCGAGCCGGACGAGGTGGTCGTCGTCGCCGGTGGCGACATGCTGCTCGCCGACGGCGCGGGGAACCCCGAGGCCGTGGCCGGTCACGCCGGCATCGGCGACCTCGCGGCGCAGACCGCGGCGGCGCTGCAGGAGGACGGCGGTCCCGAGGGCACCGTCCGGGTCCGGCTCGACCTGTCCTACGTCGCCGGCCCGCACGCGATGCCGACGTGGTCCGAGCACTGGATCCGGGAGGGCTGGAGCGGGCGCATCGTCCAGCTGGGCCGGTCGGGGGACCGGGCGCTGCCTTTCAACCCCTCGCCCGCCTCCCCCGAGCAGGAGGTCGCCCGGGTGTTCCGCGAGGCGTTGGCGAAGGAGGGGATCGAGGTCGTCGGCGCCGGGGACGAGGATGCGCAGGCGCAGGAGGTCGAGGCTGTCGAGGACGCCACCGAGCTGGCCAGCGTCGAGTCGGCGGCGGCACGCGACGTGCTCGCGCTCGCGCTGGCCACGAGCGACAACGCGATGGTGGAGCAGCTCGCCCGGCAGGCGGCGGTCGCCGACGGTGGCAGCGCAGAGCAGGAGGCCGTCACGGCGTGGATCCGGCAGGCCGTGAGCGAGGACTACGGGCTGGAGCTGGACGGGGTGCGGATCGCCGACGCGAGCGGGCTGTCGGACGGGACCCAGATCCCGGTCGGCGTCGTCGCCGACGTCCTCGTCGCCGGGGCCGACGGCTCCCACCCCGCGTTGCAGGACGTCCTGGCCGCGGGTGGGCTGCCGATCGCCGGCTACACCGGCACGCTCGCGACCCGCTTCCACCTCGACCGGCACGACCCCGCCGTCGGCACGGCGCGCGCCAAGACCGGCACCCTGCCCGGCGTGAGCTCGCTGGCCGGCACTGTCGTGAGCCGAGACGGCCGGCTCCTGGTGTATGCCCTCACCGCCGACGACCTGGACGAGGGCACCGCCGCCATCGAGGCGGCGTCGGTGCTCGACGAGGTGGTGGCCGAGCTGGCCCGGTGCGGGTGCCAGGCCGAGTGA
- the tilS gene encoding tRNA lysidine(34) synthetase TilS — protein sequence MPGPPPAVAAARLAVRRWLEDAGPTPDSLVLVACSGGADSLALTAATGFVALRAGLRVGAVIVDHGLQGGSATIAARAAEQCRALLPPGSPVEVGRVHVPAGPAGPEGQARAERYAVLFAAAQRLGASAVLTGHTRDDQAEQVLLGLARGSGARSLAGMPAARSFGGTEILLGRPFLGGRRSRRAGPDGGITRDQTERVCTELGLDPWSDPHNEVDDYARVRARRALRLLEDELGPGLATNLARSADLLRDDADALDAAAEEAYRSLGAPPWPVAGLAALEPAVRTRLYRRCAREAGSSGTDLTSEHLLAVDALVTDWHGQGPLHLPGGVRAGRGKDGVWLRGRT from the coding sequence ATGCCCGGTCCGCCCCCGGCCGTGGCCGCGGCCCGTCTCGCGGTGCGGCGCTGGCTGGAGGACGCCGGGCCGACACCGGACTCCCTCGTGCTGGTCGCCTGCTCCGGGGGCGCTGACTCGCTCGCTCTCACGGCGGCCACCGGCTTCGTGGCGCTGCGGGCGGGGTTGCGTGTCGGGGCCGTGATCGTGGACCACGGGCTGCAGGGCGGGTCTGCGACGATCGCGGCGCGCGCCGCCGAGCAGTGCCGAGCGCTGCTGCCTCCCGGGTCCCCGGTGGAGGTCGGGCGGGTGCACGTCCCGGCCGGCCCGGCCGGTCCGGAGGGGCAGGCACGGGCCGAGAGGTATGCCGTCCTCTTCGCCGCGGCGCAGCGCCTCGGCGCGTCGGCCGTGCTCACCGGGCACACGCGGGACGACCAGGCCGAGCAGGTGCTTCTGGGGCTCGCGCGCGGGTCCGGTGCACGGTCGCTGGCGGGGATGCCGGCGGCCCGGTCCTTCGGCGGCACGGAGATCCTCCTGGGCCGTCCCTTCCTCGGTGGCCGGCGCAGCCGCCGCGCCGGGCCCGATGGGGGGATCACCCGGGACCAGACGGAGCGGGTCTGCACCGAGCTGGGGCTCGACCCCTGGAGCGACCCGCACAACGAGGTCGACGACTACGCCCGGGTCCGCGCCCGCCGCGCCCTTCGGCTGCTCGAGGACGAGCTCGGGCCGGGTCTCGCGACGAACCTCGCCCGCTCCGCCGACCTGCTCCGGGACGACGCCGACGCGCTCGACGCCGCCGCGGAGGAGGCATACCGGAGCCTGGGTGCGCCGCCCTGGCCGGTCGCGGGGCTGGCCGCCCTGGAGCCCGCGGTGCGGACGCGGCTCTACCGGCGCTGCGCGCGGGAGGCGGGCAGCTCCGGCACCGACCTCACCAGTGAGCACCTGCTCGCCGTCGACGCCCTGGTCACCGACTGGCACGGCCAGGGCCCGCTGCACCTGCCCGGCGGCGTCCGGGCCGGCCGCGGGAAGGACGGTGTGTGGTTGCGCGGGAGGACGTAG
- the hpt gene encoding hypoxanthine phosphoribosyltransferase, with product MDAEHMGDDLADVLYTEEDIQGRLAELAEEVWADYHDKDVLLVGVLKGAIMVMADFMRALPGSAEMDWMAVSSYGSGTKSSGVVRILKDLDTDITGRHVLIVEDIIDSGLTLSWIRTNLLSRGPASLQICTLLRKPTAAKVEIDTRYVGFDIPEAFVVGYGLDYDEKYRNLRVIGTLAPHVYS from the coding sequence GTGGACGCCGAGCACATGGGTGATGACCTGGCTGACGTGCTGTACACCGAGGAGGACATCCAGGGCCGGCTGGCCGAGCTGGCGGAGGAGGTCTGGGCCGACTACCACGACAAGGACGTGCTCCTCGTCGGTGTGCTCAAGGGTGCCATCATGGTGATGGCCGACTTCATGCGCGCGCTGCCGGGCTCGGCGGAGATGGACTGGATGGCTGTCTCGAGCTACGGGTCGGGCACGAAGAGCAGTGGCGTCGTGCGCATCCTCAAGGACCTCGACACCGACATCACCGGTCGGCACGTCCTCATCGTCGAGGACATCATCGACTCCGGCCTGACGCTGTCGTGGATCCGCACCAACCTGCTCTCGCGCGGCCCCGCGAGCCTGCAGATCTGCACGCTGCTGCGCAAGCCCACCGCGGCCAAGGTCGAGATCGACACCCGCTACGTCGGCTTCGACATCCCCGAGGCCTTCGTCGTCGGTTATGGCCTGGACTACGACGAGAAGTACCGCAACCTGCGCGTCATCGGCACCCTCGCCCCGCACGTCTACAGCTGA
- the ftsH gene encoding ATP-dependent zinc metalloprotease FtsH: MSTAPNKRPSKRPKPSPWMWVFLFLGLGILWYSLLAQSPYSRIDTADALQLIEDGQVAEAVVTPDRIDLTLKEGQPFSDDEVRETEQVQAFYVDARGPQVIAALDENPPSERWTDDPARQNVFVSILVNFLPLLLILALFLWLMTRMQGGGRGVMQFGKSKAKLATKDMPKVTFADVAGSDEAVEELHEIKEFLSEPRKFLEVGAKIPKGVLLYGPPGTGKTLLARAVAGEAGVPFYSISGSDFVEMFVGVGASRVRDLFEQAKENAPAIIFVDEIDAVGRHRGAGMGGGHDEREQTLNQLLVEMDGFDVKTNVILIAATNRPDILDPALLRPGRFDRQIAVEAPDMLGRLHILQVHGKGKPLGDVDLMTIARRTPGFSGADLANVLNEAALLAARKNEQVITDADLDEAIDRVMAGPQKRTRVMSAKEKKITAYHEGGHALVAAAMNHTDPVSKVTILPRGRALGYTMVLPADDKYSTTRNELLDQLAYALGGRVAEELVFHDPTTGAANDIEKATGLARKMVTQFGMSERVGAVKLGSAGGEVFLGRDMGHERDYSENLAGVVDQEVRRLIEAAHDEAWHALNDNRDILDALVLELLEKETLNAEAIAEVFTDVRKRPVRPVWLSSDARTIHEAGPVLTDAEKRAMSNGHHPLTETDGDNPPSEVVQVPEGGHVDPGHA, encoded by the coding sequence ATGAGCACTGCCCCGAACAAGCGGCCCAGCAAGCGGCCCAAGCCCAGCCCGTGGATGTGGGTCTTCCTCTTCCTGGGCCTGGGCATCCTGTGGTACTCGCTGCTCGCGCAGAGCCCCTACAGCCGCATCGACACCGCCGACGCCCTCCAGCTCATCGAGGATGGCCAGGTCGCCGAGGCCGTGGTCACGCCGGACCGGATCGACCTCACGCTCAAGGAGGGCCAGCCGTTCTCCGACGACGAGGTGCGCGAGACCGAGCAGGTGCAGGCGTTCTACGTCGACGCCCGCGGCCCGCAGGTCATCGCCGCGCTCGACGAGAACCCGCCCTCGGAGCGGTGGACCGACGACCCCGCCCGCCAGAACGTCTTCGTCTCGATCCTCGTCAACTTCCTGCCCCTGCTGCTCATCCTGGCGCTCTTCCTGTGGCTGATGACCCGCATGCAGGGCGGGGGCCGCGGGGTGATGCAGTTCGGCAAGTCCAAGGCCAAGCTCGCGACCAAGGACATGCCCAAGGTCACCTTCGCCGACGTCGCCGGCTCCGACGAGGCCGTCGAGGAGCTGCACGAGATCAAGGAGTTCCTCTCCGAGCCGCGCAAGTTCCTCGAGGTCGGCGCCAAGATCCCCAAGGGCGTCCTGCTCTACGGCCCGCCCGGCACCGGCAAGACGCTGCTGGCCCGCGCCGTGGCCGGCGAGGCCGGGGTGCCGTTCTACTCCATCTCCGGCTCCGACTTCGTCGAGATGTTCGTCGGCGTCGGCGCCTCACGGGTCCGCGACCTCTTCGAGCAGGCCAAGGAGAATGCCCCGGCCATCATCTTCGTCGACGAGATCGACGCCGTGGGCCGCCACCGCGGCGCCGGCATGGGCGGCGGGCACGACGAGCGCGAGCAGACGCTCAACCAGCTGCTCGTGGAGATGGACGGCTTCGACGTCAAGACCAACGTCATCCTCATCGCGGCGACCAACCGTCCCGACATCCTGGACCCGGCGCTGCTGCGCCCGGGCCGCTTCGACCGGCAGATCGCCGTCGAGGCCCCGGACATGCTGGGCCGCCTGCACATCCTGCAGGTGCACGGCAAGGGCAAGCCGCTGGGCGACGTCGACCTCATGACCATCGCCCGACGCACCCCGGGCTTCTCCGGCGCCGACCTGGCCAACGTGCTCAACGAGGCCGCCCTCCTGGCCGCCCGCAAGAACGAGCAGGTCATCACCGATGCCGACCTCGACGAGGCGATCGACCGGGTCATGGCCGGACCGCAGAAGCGGACCCGGGTCATGAGCGCCAAGGAGAAGAAGATCACCGCCTACCACGAGGGGGGTCACGCCCTCGTCGCGGCGGCGATGAACCACACCGACCCGGTGAGCAAGGTGACGATCCTGCCCCGCGGTCGGGCGCTCGGCTACACGATGGTGCTGCCGGCCGACGACAAGTACTCCACGACCCGCAACGAGCTGCTGGACCAGCTCGCCTACGCGCTCGGCGGCCGGGTCGCCGAGGAGCTGGTCTTCCACGACCCCACCACCGGGGCCGCCAACGACATCGAGAAGGCGACCGGCCTGGCCCGCAAGATGGTGACCCAGTTCGGTATGTCCGAGCGGGTCGGTGCGGTCAAGCTCGGCTCGGCCGGCGGTGAGGTCTTCCTCGGGCGCGACATGGGCCACGAGCGGGACTACTCCGAGAACCTGGCCGGCGTCGTCGACCAGGAGGTGCGCCGGCTCATCGAGGCCGCGCACGACGAGGCCTGGCACGCGCTCAACGACAACCGCGACATCCTCGACGCGCTCGTGCTGGAGCTGCTGGAGAAGGAGACGCTCAACGCCGAGGCGATCGCCGAGGTCTTCACCGACGTCCGCAAGCGGCCGGTCCGCCCGGTGTGGCTGTCCTCCGATGCCCGGACCATCCACGAGGCCGGCCCGGTCCTCACCGACGCCGAGAAGCGCGCGATGTCCAACGGGCACCACCCGCTCACCGAGACCGACGGCGACAACCCGCCCTCCGAGGTGGTCCAGGTGCCCGAAGGCGGCCATGTCGACCCCGGGCACGCCTGA
- the folE gene encoding GTP cyclohydrolase I FolE, whose product MSTPGTPEAAAGVRPAAAGAGPDPVEDAPGPQDAVGRAVDHARIEAAVREILLAVGEDPDRDGLLHTPARVARSYAEIFSGIDQDPSAVLGTTFDVDHDEMILVKDIELYSVCEHHLVPFHGSAHVAYIPGPDGRVVGLSKLARLVDVYARRPQVQERLTTQVADALVDHLAPRGVLVVVEAEHLCMSMRGVRRPGARTITSTVRGHLRNQATRAEAMSLITGR is encoded by the coding sequence ATGTCGACCCCGGGCACGCCTGAGGCCGCGGCGGGCGTGCGGCCCGCCGCGGCGGGCGCCGGTCCCGACCCGGTCGAGGACGCCCCCGGACCGCAGGACGCTGTCGGCCGCGCCGTCGACCACGCCCGGATCGAGGCCGCCGTCCGGGAGATCCTGCTCGCCGTGGGGGAGGACCCCGACCGCGACGGGCTCCTGCACACCCCGGCCCGGGTGGCGCGGTCCTACGCCGAGATCTTCTCCGGGATCGACCAGGACCCGAGCGCGGTGCTCGGCACCACCTTCGACGTCGACCACGACGAGATGATCCTGGTCAAGGACATCGAGCTCTACAGCGTCTGCGAGCATCACCTCGTGCCGTTCCACGGCTCGGCCCACGTCGCCTACATCCCCGGCCCGGACGGCCGGGTGGTCGGCCTGTCCAAGCTGGCGCGGCTCGTCGACGTGTATGCCCGGCGCCCGCAGGTGCAGGAGCGCCTCACCACGCAGGTCGCCGACGCCCTGGTGGACCACCTCGCCCCGCGCGGCGTCCTGGTCGTGGTCGAGGCCGAGCACCTGTGCATGTCGATGCGCGGCGTCCGCCGCCCCGGCGCCCGCACCATCACCTCGACCGTGCGCGGCCACCTGCGCAACCAGGCGACCCGCGCCGAGGCGATGAGCCTGATCACCGGGCGGTAG